The proteins below are encoded in one region of Nocardioides marmorisolisilvae:
- a CDS encoding Rieske 2Fe-2S domain-containing protein yields MTGTTSSESRTLDRGAPPDRFARGWHCLGVADSFRDGRPHEVRAFDGKLVVWADSQGGLNVLDGYCRHMGGDLTQGTVKGDEIACPFHDWRWGGDGRCKAIPYARRVPMRARTQKYPAVERNGLLMVWHDVEGSEPEMDILPPALDDIMDPEVYTDWTWNTLDVPSAHCREIVDNVVDMAHFFYIHFAFPTHFRNVFEGHMATQFMESTGRPDMAGEGYGDESLTLQSEATYFGPAFMVNWIKNDYKGFITDVVLVNCHVPTGDNSFVLQYGLKVKKPQGVDEKTTEYIGTRYTEMFGQGFLQDVHIWLNKAPVQNPLLCEEDGPVYQLRRWYEQFYVDRADVAPEMVERFEFEVDTSKANEFWRAEVEENLKRRAEEDGATSAAEAHA; encoded by the coding sequence ATGACGGGCACCACGAGCAGCGAGTCCCGCACCCTGGACCGCGGAGCGCCGCCGGACCGGTTCGCGCGCGGCTGGCACTGCCTCGGTGTCGCGGACTCCTTTCGCGACGGACGGCCGCACGAGGTGCGCGCCTTCGACGGCAAGCTGGTGGTCTGGGCCGACTCCCAGGGCGGCCTGAACGTCCTGGACGGCTACTGCCGGCACATGGGCGGCGACCTCACCCAGGGCACCGTCAAGGGCGACGAGATCGCCTGTCCGTTCCATGACTGGCGCTGGGGTGGCGACGGACGCTGCAAGGCGATCCCGTACGCCCGCCGGGTCCCGATGCGCGCCCGGACCCAGAAGTACCCCGCGGTTGAGCGCAATGGCTTGCTGATGGTGTGGCACGACGTCGAAGGGTCCGAGCCGGAGATGGACATCCTGCCGCCCGCGCTCGACGACATCATGGATCCCGAGGTCTACACGGACTGGACCTGGAACACCCTCGACGTGCCGTCGGCACACTGCCGGGAGATCGTCGACAACGTCGTCGACATGGCGCACTTCTTCTACATCCACTTCGCGTTCCCGACGCACTTCCGCAACGTCTTCGAGGGCCACATGGCCACGCAGTTCATGGAGTCGACCGGCCGGCCCGACATGGCGGGGGAGGGGTACGGCGACGAGAGCCTCACCCTGCAGTCCGAGGCGACGTACTTCGGGCCCGCCTTCATGGTCAATTGGATCAAGAACGACTATAAGGGCTTCATCACCGACGTGGTGCTGGTGAACTGCCATGTGCCCACCGGTGACAACTCGTTCGTGCTCCAGTACGGGCTGAAGGTGAAGAAGCCGCAGGGCGTCGACGAGAAGACGACCGAGTACATCGGCACGCGGTACACCGAGATGTTCGGCCAAGGCTTCCTGCAGGACGTGCACATCTGGCTGAACAAGGCGCCTGTGCAGAACCCTCTGTTGTGCGAGGAGGACGGCCCGGTCTACCAGCTGCGCCGCTGGTACGAGCAGTTCTACGTGGACAGGGCCGACGTCGCCCCGGAGATGGTCGAACGGTTCGAGTTCGAGGTGGACACCAGCAAGGCGAACGAGTTCTGGCGTGCGGAGGTGGAGGAGAACCTCAAGCGCAGAGCCGAGGAGGACGGTGCGACCAGCGCCGCAGAGGCGCACGCCTGA